CCGCAGCTCTGCAAGGGCTGCGGGCTGTGTATTGAAAAATGTCCGACTGGTGTGATCCAGTGGTCAAAACAGTTGGGCTTTGCCGGTACCCCGGTGGTTGAAGCGAAGATGGAGGGATGTATCGTCTGTGGCATTTGCCAAAACGTCTGCCCAGACGCGGCGATTGCCATCAGGCGGCACGGTAATCCGGCGGTCGGGCGCTCACCAGCCAAATAAACAGAGAAAAAAGGGGACAGGCTACTTTTTTGAACAGAGTAAAAAGTAGCCTGTCCCCTTTTTTGTTTTTTGGTGCGCCCGACAGGAATCGAACCTGTGCACCTGGCTCCGGAGGCCAGCGCTCTATCCCCTGAGCTACGGGCGCATGTTGGTTTTCTCTCGTTTGGAGCGGGTGATGGGAATCGAACCCACGCAACTAGCTTGGAAGGCTAGGGCTCTACCATTGAGCTACACCCGCAACGCAAAATTAATTATAACATAACCTTTCTGTCTCGTCAAAACAAAATAAATAGAATTTGGCGGAATAATCATGATATCTGGTAGCCAGCGGCAGGCCAGCCAAAAGCCGATCAGACCAACTGGGATATTGAGGTAAAAAACATGATTATTGTATGAGTTTGTCCAAACCTGACGTTGCCCTTATGATTAACGGCTGTATTTTTATTACTGCGAAGTTCTGGTTTAGTTTAACTTAACTGACAACGTGTCAAGTTCAAGCTTTTCCAGCTTTTCCCTCCGAGGTCTA
The sequence above is a segment of the Bacillota bacterium genome. Coding sequences within it:
- a CDS encoding ferredoxin family protein translates to MQQHWKTNTFENEKGEFHIFPQLCKGCGLCIEKCPTGVIQWSKQLGFAGTPVVEAKMEGCIVCGICQNVCPDAAIAIRRHGNPAVGRSPAK